The Chitinivibrionales bacterium nucleotide sequence TCGGTCCCCTTCGAACTCCCGGTCGAGAAATCGAAAGTCCTCCATTGTGACTCAACATTCTGTATCGCCGAACTGGCATCGGGATTCAATCAGAAAACTACGTTAAGCCCACTTTTGGGAGCACTCATTGCATCGGCCATTACCAACGACGGAAGGATGCCCTTTCCACGTCTGGTCGACAGCATTTCCGATTGCAGTACCGGGGAAATCAGATACAAACCTGCAAACTCGACCTGGCGAGAACCGGTAAAACCGTCAACAGCACAAACGATTCGTACCATGATGTCAAAGGTTACGCGCAATGGGACCGCGAGAAGATCTTTTCGGTATATGCGGAATTCATATCGTTTTAAAAACGTTGTTTACGGTGGTAAAACCGGCTCGGTTGATAAAGATGGCCTCGGTAAAGCCGACTGGTTTATCGGTTTTGCCAGCCATAACGATGATCCGCGGCAACGGGTCGCCGTGGGAGTTGTCACGGTTCACCATGCAAACTGGACAGTTCACTCAAGCTATCTCGGAGCGGAATTGATGCGACGGTATATCCGAAATATTCAGCTTGCCGATGAACGGCGGGAAAAGCTTGCGAAATTAAAAGAGCAGGATGAGGTTGAAGGTTAAACGTTGAACGTAAAAAAAGAGACAAAAGCTAACGAAAGCGATTACGACAAATGAAAGAAAAACCATACCCGATAACACTGTATCCTCTCTTACCGCACCCTGAACCCTTAGATCTGAGACAACGAGTGCGACAACGATTTGAGAGAGAAACCATCCACCCTGAATTAATGCAATTAACGGAAATATCATGACAAACACTTACCATTCTGCATTCATCGCCTTGATCGGGCGGCCAAACAGCGGGAAATCGACCCTGTTGAACACTATTCTCGGTGAACAGGTGTCGATTGTGACCTCATTGCCCCAGACCACCCGGAAGAACCTCAAGGGGATCTATACCGACAGCGAGATGCAGCTTGTATTTATTGATACACCGGGTATTCATGGAGGAAAATACAAACTTAACACTGCCATGATCGATGAAGCTGAACGGGCGCTTAAGGAGGGTGATGTTGATATTGTCTGCTATGTTGTGGACCTCATGAGAGAGTTTGGTGAAGAGGAAGAGAAGATTGCCGGATTGGTGAGTAATTTTACCAGCAAGCGAATTATAATTTTCAATAAAAAGGATCGGATTCCCGACCCTGAAGCAAAAACAAGGGAGTTTCTGGAGAAATTCCCATCCTTGCAAGAGCTTCCCTCGCTCATTGTTTCAGCCACTGCTCCGGAGACGGGAGACCGGTTCTTAGAAGCAATCAAACCCCTCGTCCCCGAAGGGCCGCAGTATTTTCCGGAGGAAGACATTACCGATGAAAACCTTCGGTTCTTTGCGGCCGAATATATCAGGCGCTGTATTATTCAAAACACACGGCAGGAGATTCCCCATGCTTGTTTTGTGGAAATCGAATCGTACAAGGAAAAAGAGCAGGGGCATTTCATTGAAGCGACCATTCATGTGGAAACCAAGGGGCAACGCGGCATCCTTGTTGGTAAAGGCGGCGCCGTGATCTCAAAAATCCGCTCCTATGCCGAAGCGGACCTCAGCAAGCTTACCGGGGTTCCCGCCTATATAAAGTGCCATATCAAAGTAACGCCGCACTGGCGCAATGACAAACGTTTTTTGCGCGAGCATGGCTATCCGGTTTCCTGAACTCAGGAATCGAGCGCCATATTTTGGAGCTTGTAATAGCTTTTAAGCACCTTGTTGAAGTAGCGGATTGAAAGCGGTTTTTTTCCGGCAAGGGTTTCTTCGATTGTTCCCGGCCCCTGATTATAGGCCAGAATTCCCAGTTTCAAACTTTTAAAATGGGCGATGACCCGGGTGAGATAGGCGATCCCGAGCACAATATTGATCTCGGGTTTGAAAAGGTCTTTTTTCTCCAGTGCTCCCATTCCCAGATCCTCTGCAACCTCCCGGGCAGTTGCAAGCTTGAGCTGCATCAATCCGAAAGCTCCGCTGAGTCTGCCGCTTCGATAACGGCCTAGAGCCCGGGGATCGAATACGCTTTCCACATTGATAACGGCCAATACCAGCAACGGATCGTAGCCGAAGCTTTTACTGTTCACATACACGAGGTCGACCAGCTGGGCATAAATACGGGGAGACAACCGTCCTTTAGTAAAACGATAGAGAGGTGTATAAATCCGTTCTTTTTCGGCCAGTTCTTCCTTAAGATAATCAAGAGTGAGATTTTCGATCTTAAGCAGCGAAATCTGTTGCTGATGACGGTGTATTCTGTTCCCGTTTCGAATGATGACGCCGGTTAATAGGGTAAGAATAATCACAAAAACAAACACAAAGAGCATGCTCAAGGGCTCGGCAATCCATAATTTATTGCCGTGAGCCACGATACCCAGTTTGAAATTTCGGTGATAATCTGATTTACTCACGGTTTTTTGTTGAGGTGTCGGGTAGAAGACCGAGTTGTTCCATGGGTTTGATTCTCTCGCGGAGTGTTTCTATCTCTTTTTCCGACTTTTTTTTCCAATGGGTCAATTCCCGTATTTCGATTTCCTGCTGATGAATTCTTTCATTCTGAAGATGAATAATAAATCCCAGAGAAATAAACCATCCTGCAATGATTATAAGGAGAAAGAGTGCAACAGGAAGGGATATACGCACGCCGGTTTTTTTAAACAGCATTTCGCTTCTCCGCCGCATCGATCCCAGAAAACCACCGGCGGCCAATGCATGAGCATCGGGATAAATTGAAAAAATATTTTTATAGGGAGCGAATGCTTTGGTGACGGTCTCATTTTTAAAAATAAACTGTAAAGCGCCGTTTTTACCCTGGATCATGTTGAGCAGATCTAAAAAGGCCGGGACGACCTGAGACCCAACATCGGTTACCTGTTCCATATCAACGACAATTTCCCGATTGCCGTCCTGAACAAGGCCCCCGATTTTTTCCCGCATATTGGGCACCTGTTCATTATGGAATGGACCCGAGAGAATAAGCCAGACGGCTTTTCCCTTGCTTTCGATAATAATATCAAGAGCCTCAGAGCGCATCAACAGCCTTTCGCTTCATACGTATCTTCGTGCATTCCATCTTCCCGATAAGGGACCACAGCGTGTTTTCCTCAAGATTTACAAGTGATGAAATAACCATTAAAACTCCGCACCCTCCGGGTTTTATGGTATCCGGAACCGGAGACGAACAGCACCAGACATCAACCGGTTTCTGTGTTGTAAAATCCAACCGTATGCCGGATTCGGCATCTTCGATTTTCCATTTTGACACATCAGAATAAGCGATGCGATAGCTTTTCATATTAATCGGTTTTTCACCATCTTTACACATATAGGCTTCATCGGTTAGAACGCCCGAAATCATGAGATTCAGTTCGATAGCCAGTCGAAAAGAATGAGAAAGAAGTGAATGACTGGAAAGCTGATAGACAAAAGAAAGAGCAGCGACATCCTTCTCAAAACCAAACACTTTTTCGATACTCAAAGGGAAATTCTTTTTCTTTTCCAGAGAGATCGACCCAGTCCTGACAAGAACAGTCTTTACTCCAGTGGCACTCTTTTTCACTTTGTAGTCGTAATGACTTTTATAAAAATCTCCCTGCTCTTTGTATCTCCCGTCAATAAAATCATTCATCCCTACATTCGTATCGAAAATATGATCAACAAATGATGTTTTCGAACGGGAAGAAGTTATAATTCGGGGAATGACATTCTTTTCGGGATTGAAAGCGGCGCAAAGATTCCGTTTCCGGTGACGATAGTCCAGTTCAAATACATGGCCGCCGTTTTTGTGATCGATGTATGCTTTCAGAGGCCTGTTGGACATGACAATAGTCTTGGAGCCATCTTTGAGCAAATCGCTGATCTTAATCTGTCCGCCCTGTATTTTATCCTTTTTATGCAATTCACTCTCGATTTCCATCATGGCGCCATAACTCCAGATTCTGTCGGAAGGACACATGAATCCGTTGTTTTCTGATGGAACATACCGGTTTATATCCTGAGCAAAGAAGAGTTTCTTTTTTAAAGGTTTTATCCACTGAGGGTTAGGCCGGGAATAAACATTTTCACAAACCTCCATCATTTTGCGTTGTATGATGCCTATCTGATCGAAGGTGTGGAGATAATTGAGAAAATACCGGATAGAATCCGGATCGTCGCGTTTAAAAACCAGACTGGGGGGAATATATTGAAGTCCCAGTGGAGGGTTGACCGAAAGGTACTCGCTGAAAAGGGTCAATTGATATTCGGCAAGAATACTTTCGAGGGCATCTGAAACCGAAATCAGCCATTCCAGACTTCCTTCTTCTTCAGCCAGGAGCGGAATCAGATAATCGATACACAGAAGCGGAATCGACAATTCGTTTGATATATCATTCTCAAAGGCCTCCCGGATCCACGAAGCGATATCCCGGGGCACGGATGAGCTTCGGAAAATAGTAACCGGAAACATGGGCATCGGGATGCCGGCCTGTTCGGTAATCCAGTATCCCAGGCG carries:
- a CDS encoding GTPase Era; amino-acid sequence: MTNTYHSAFIALIGRPNSGKSTLLNTILGEQVSIVTSLPQTTRKNLKGIYTDSEMQLVFIDTPGIHGGKYKLNTAMIDEAERALKEGDVDIVCYVVDLMREFGEEEEKIAGLVSNFTSKRIIIFNKKDRIPDPEAKTREFLEKFPSLQELPSLIVSATAPETGDRFLEAIKPLVPEGPQYFPEEDITDENLRFFAAEYIRRCIIQNTRQEIPHACFVEIESYKEKEQGHFIEATIHVETKGQRGILVGKGGAVISKIRSYAEADLSKLTGVPAYIKCHIKVTPHWRNDKRFLREHGYPVS
- a CDS encoding transglycosylase SLT domain-containing protein, whose amino-acid sequence is MSKSDYHRNFKLGIVAHGNKLWIAEPLSMLFVFVFVIILTLLTGVIIRNGNRIHRHQQQISLLKIENLTLDYLKEELAEKERIYTPLYRFTKGRLSPRIYAQLVDLVYVNSKSFGYDPLLVLAVINVESVFDPRALGRYRSGRLSGAFGLMQLKLATAREVAEDLGMGALEKKDLFKPEINIVLGIAYLTRVIAHFKSLKLGILAYNQGPGTIEETLAGKKPLSIRYFNKVLKSYYKLQNMALDS
- a CDS encoding DUF1926 domain-containing protein, whose amino-acid sequence is MKRNAVAFLLRPFKNALLPKDELKRTINDFIKRLIRLSTDHHNLRFNIAVPGYVLEFIDPLFLVQLRELKREGRIEWLTCGYTEPFLSFSPRKLSQENIRHGLDTCQELLEERPAGFIPSFSNWEPSFIDIFKNVGIQYMVLSKAIFPEEAQNRLGYWITEQAGIPMPMFPVTIFRSSSVPRDIASWIREAFENDISNELSIPLLCIDYLIPLLAEEEGSLEWLISVSDALESILAEYQLTLFSEYLSVNPPLGLQYIPPSLVFKRDDPDSIRYFLNYLHTFDQIGIIQRKMMEVCENVYSRPNPQWIKPLKKKLFFAQDINRYVPSENNGFMCPSDRIWSYGAMMEIESELHKKDKIQGGQIKISDLLKDGSKTIVMSNRPLKAYIDHKNGGHVFELDYRHRKRNLCAAFNPEKNVIPRIITSSRSKTSFVDHIFDTNVGMNDFIDGRYKEQGDFYKSHYDYKVKKSATGVKTVLVRTGSISLEKKKNFPLSIEKVFGFEKDVAALSFVYQLSSHSLLSHSFRLAIELNLMISGVLTDEAYMCKDGEKPINMKSYRIAYSDVSKWKIEDAESGIRLDFTTQKPVDVWCCSSPVPDTIKPGGCGVLMVISSLVNLEENTLWSLIGKMECTKIRMKRKAVDAL